Proteins found in one Miscanthus floridulus cultivar M001 chromosome 4, ASM1932011v1, whole genome shotgun sequence genomic segment:
- the LOC136550810 gene encoding putative F-box/FBD/LRR-repeat protein At4g00315, whose protein sequence is MEEQQFLTSMGVSVSNMRSHLQRDGVDVDVPDPVMLGAAMFLTAAYDAIPNPPVSPAAPLASAVAAQAPADGVDRISLLPDALLRIVVSRLPAKDAARTAALATRWRGLWRSAPLAVVDAHILPRWISADHMMPGGEDALSRAVAVAVSRVLDAHPGPFHCVHLSRCHMASHQAEIERWLELLGAKGVQELVFINRPWPLDHPLPRALFGCAAITRLHLGLCRIPSTVGLPRATRFPHLQELVLSTVVIEDRDLHFLIDRSPVLEVLTITTNLTGKARVRLISRSLRCVQVRMSAQVDITVVDAPRLERLLMWMLSPAITGKRCSRIKIGHAPNLCMLGHCQPGFELEIGNTILKVGTKMTPSTMVPSVKILALEVGFEVRNEVKMMPCFLKCFPNVETLHVFSVNDDSSGKVDPKFWKGKEAGCIDCVQRHVKKFVFQEFRGKRSELAFLKFIAERAQVLEKMVVMVASKCFSSPDAVNAKLKPLTSAIWASKDCKVIVVKSPSSDGASPAWSFKIASNFSCRDPFDLLTANAELYSGAFVLQHSSTL, encoded by the exons ATGGAGGAGCAGCAGTTTCTCACGAGCATGGGCGTTAGCGTGAGCAACATGCGGAGCCACCTCCAGCGCGACGGCGTGGACGTCGACGTTCCCGACCCGGTGATGCTGGGCGCGGCCATGTTTCTCACGGCTGCGTACGACGCCATCCCCAACCCACCCGTGTCTCCCGCCGCGCCgctcgcctccgccgtcgccgcgcAGGCCCCAGCCGACGGCGTCGACCGCATCAGCCTCCTCCCCGACGCGCTGCTCCGGATCGTCGTGTCGCGCCTCCCCGCCAAGGACGCCGCGCGCACCGCCGCGCTCGCCACGCGCTGGCGCGGCCTCTGGCGCTCCGCGCCTCTCGCCGTCGTCGACGCCCACATTCTCCCGCGCTGGATCTCGGCCGACCACATGATGCCCGGAGGCGAAGACGCCCTGTCCAGGGCCGTCGCCGTCGCGGTGTCCCGCGTCCTGGACGCGCACCCGGGCCCGTTCCACTGCGTCCACCTCTCCCGCTGCCACATGGCGTCGCACCAGGCCGAGATCGAGCGCTGGCTGGAGCTCCTCGGCGCCAAGGGCGTCCAAGAGCTCGTCTTTATCAACCGCCCGTGGCCGCTCGACCACCCTCTTCCACGTGCGCTCTTCGGCTGCGCCGCCATCACCCGCCTGCACCTGGGCTTGTGCAGGATCCCCAGCACCGTCGGGCTCCCGCGCGCCACGCGCTTCCCCCACCTCCAGGAGCTTGTCCTCAGCACGGTCGTCATCGAGGACCGAGACCTCCACTTCCTAATCGACCGGAGCCCTGTCCTGGAGGTCCTCACCATCACCACAAACCTGACCGGGAAGGCTCGAGTCCGGCTGATCAGCCGCAGCCTGCGGTGCGTGCAGGTGAGGATGTCTGCCCAAGTGGACATCACTGTGGTGGACGCTCCTCGTCTGGAGAGGCTGCTCATGTGGATGTTATCACCTGCCATAACCGGCAAGAGATGCTCAAGGATCAAGATTGGCCACGCACCCAACCTGTGCATGCTGGGACATTGCCAGCCGGGATTCGAACTGGAGATTGGCAACACCATCCTCAAG GTGGGTACTAAAATGACCCCAAGCACCATGGTCCCAAGCGTCAAGATCTTGGCTCTGGAGGTGGGATTTGAAGTCCGCAATGAAGTCAAAATGATGCCTTGCTTTCTCAAATGTTTTCCCAACGTGGAGACGCTCCATGTCTTT TCAGTGAATGATGACTCCAGTGGCAAGGTTGATCCCAAGTTCTGGAAGGGGAAGGAGGCTGGCTGTATTGATTGCGTCCAGAGGCATGTGAAGAAATTTGTCTTCCAAGAGTTTCGGGGTAAGAGAAGTGAGCTAGCGTTCCTCAAGTTCATTGCTGAGAGAGCGCAGGTCCTAGAGAAGATGGTGGTTATGGTGGCCTCAAAATGTTTCTCTTCACCAGATGCTGTCAATGCCAAGCTGAAGCCTCTGACTTCTGCAATATGGGCCAGTAAAGACTGTAAAGTGATTGTCGTCAAGAGTCCATCCTCTGATGGGGCATCCCCTGCTTGGTCTTTCAAAATAGCATCTAATTTTTCATGTAGAGACCCTTTTGATCTTCTGACCGCTAATGCTGAGCTCTACAGTGGTGCTTTTGTGCTTCAACATTCCAGCACTCTCTGA